A stretch of Gemmatimonadota bacterium DNA encodes these proteins:
- a CDS encoding heme exporter protein CcmB, which produces MSARTPGVLAAAWIVARKDLAIEFRTRSAFLSALVLSLLSIVIFYFAWDPTAIGAADLAPGVLWVTFTFSGLLGMHRSFGVEQHDGAMDALLVAPVPREGLFLGKALANLVFVLGVQAVALPAVALFYNLPIGPAFGALALLMLLASVGLVAVGTMFAGMTANTRLAELLLPVLAMPFFVPIVMPAAKVTASLLGGRPLEEAFAWLRILLAFDLVFSYICMLLFPLTLDD; this is translated from the coding sequence GTGAGTGCGCGTACGCCCGGCGTCCTCGCGGCCGCGTGGATCGTCGCCCGGAAGGATCTCGCGATCGAGTTCCGCACGCGCTCGGCGTTCCTCTCGGCCCTCGTGCTCTCGCTGCTCTCGATCGTGATCTTCTACTTCGCCTGGGATCCCACCGCGATCGGGGCCGCCGACCTCGCACCGGGCGTGCTCTGGGTGACGTTCACGTTCTCGGGGCTGCTCGGGATGCACCGCTCGTTCGGTGTGGAACAGCACGACGGCGCGATGGATGCGCTCCTCGTCGCGCCGGTGCCGCGGGAGGGGCTCTTCCTCGGAAAGGCGCTCGCGAACCTCGTCTTCGTTCTCGGCGTTCAAGCGGTGGCGCTGCCCGCCGTCGCGCTCTTCTACAACCTGCCCATCGGTCCAGCCTTCGGGGCGCTCGCGCTGCTCATGCTCCTCGCCTCCGTCGGGCTCGTCGCGGTCGGAACGATGTTCGCGGGCATGACCGCCAACACACGGCTCGCCGAGCTGCTGCTGCCGGTGCTCGCGATGCCGTTCTTCGTGCCGATCGTCATGCCCGCAGCGAAGGTCACCGCCTCGCTCCTCGGCGGGCGGCCACTCGAGGAGGCCTTCGCCTGGTTGCGCATCCTGCTCGCGTTCGACCTCGTCTTCTCATACATCTGCATGCTGCTGTTCCCCCTCACGCTCGACGACTGA
- the ccmA gene encoding heme ABC exporter ATP-binding protein CcmA, with amino-acid sequence MTARVEAAGLVRAFGARRAVDGLSFSLGPGDCLALFGPNGAGKTTALRLLAGLLSPTAGTASIEGVALPKPDARARVGLISHRGMLYEALTARENVRFSAQLHGLVDPDGATQRALEQLRVADRADVAVRALSRGLQQRVAIARAIVHAPDVLLADEPYTGLDEQGGAALTALLRERRDAGAALIVVTHHLHEGLALATHAAIMRAGRFARFERAEGLERDRYAADYRELVA; translated from the coding sequence ACGGCGCGCGTCGAGGCCGCGGGATTGGTCCGCGCCTTCGGGGCGCGCCGCGCCGTCGATGGCCTCTCGTTCTCGCTCGGGCCGGGCGACTGCCTCGCCCTCTTCGGTCCCAACGGGGCAGGCAAGACGACGGCCCTCCGGCTCCTCGCCGGACTCCTCTCGCCGACCGCCGGCACCGCGTCCATCGAGGGCGTTGCCCTCCCCAAGCCCGATGCCCGTGCCCGGGTCGGACTCATCTCCCATCGCGGGATGCTCTACGAGGCGCTCACCGCGCGCGAGAACGTCCGGTTCTCGGCCCAGTTGCATGGCCTCGTCGATCCTGACGGCGCGACCCAACGGGCCCTCGAGCAGCTCCGGGTGGCCGACCGCGCCGACGTGGCCGTACGGGCGCTCTCGCGAGGACTCCAGCAGCGCGTCGCCATCGCCCGCGCGATCGTCCACGCGCCGGACGTCCTCCTCGCGGACGAGCCCTACACCGGCCTCGACGAACAGGGCGGGGCCGCCCTCACCGCCCTGCTGCGCGAGCGTCGCGACGCGGGGGCGGCGCTCATCGTCGTCACGCATCACCTACACGAGGGGCTCGCGCTCGCCACGCACGCCGCGATCATGCGCGCCGGCAGGTTCGCGCGGTTCGAGCGCGCGGAGGGCCTGGAGCGCGACCGGTACGCTGCCGACTATCGCGAGCTCGTCGCGTGA